Proteins encoded by one window of Flagellimonas lutaonensis:
- a CDS encoding cryptochrome/photolyase family protein — translation MSDKINVFWFRRDLRLHDNVGLYQALTSRRPVMPIFIFDTEILDFLPEDDARVTFIFETLQKMRSELQDRVQSSLAIYQGKPDAVFSRLIEEYDVDTVFTNHDYEPYAKKRDAAIKQLLEEKGGSFKTFKDQVIFEKDEVLKSDGDPYVVYTPYKNKWKEVFDPDKHLREHAIEPLFKNFVEHSRLPNLSLSDLGFKTSGIKVPDYNVSSELIANYEDTRNYPAKQNGTSRLGPHLRFGTVSIRKMVKKAIAEKKEVFWSELIWREFFMQILWHYPKTVDKAFKPKYDRIEWRNNQEEFERWKEGKTGFALVDAGMRQLNNTGYMHNRVRMLVASFLCKHLLIDWRWGEAYFAEKLLDYEMASNVGNWQWAAGSGVDAAPYFRIFNPMTQVEKFDKNKKYIQEWVPEYGTSAYPSKMVDHKEARERCLQTYKKALL, via the coding sequence ATGAGCGATAAGATCAATGTTTTTTGGTTTCGAAGGGACTTAAGACTACATGACAATGTGGGGCTCTACCAAGCTTTGACCAGTAGGCGGCCCGTGATGCCCATCTTCATATTTGATACAGAAATTTTGGATTTCCTGCCAGAAGACGATGCCCGGGTCACCTTTATATTTGAGACCTTGCAAAAGATGCGCTCTGAGCTACAAGACAGGGTGCAAAGCAGTTTGGCCATCTATCAGGGCAAGCCCGATGCAGTATTTTCTAGATTGATTGAAGAATACGATGTTGACACAGTGTTCACCAACCACGATTATGAACCCTATGCCAAAAAGCGTGATGCTGCCATAAAACAACTGCTTGAAGAAAAAGGGGGCTCTTTCAAAACCTTTAAAGATCAGGTTATTTTTGAAAAGGACGAAGTACTGAAAAGTGATGGCGACCCCTACGTAGTGTACACCCCTTACAAAAATAAGTGGAAAGAGGTGTTTGACCCCGACAAACACCTGAGAGAACATGCCATCGAACCACTTTTTAAAAACTTTGTGGAACATAGCCGTCTGCCAAATCTTTCGTTAAGTGATTTGGGCTTTAAAACTTCCGGAATAAAAGTTCCCGACTACAACGTATCGTCTGAGCTTATCGCCAATTATGAAGATACCAGAAACTACCCAGCCAAGCAAAACGGCACCTCTCGCCTAGGGCCCCATTTACGTTTCGGAACGGTATCCATCAGAAAGATGGTCAAGAAGGCCATTGCCGAAAAAAAAGAAGTGTTCTGGAGCGAACTCATTTGGCGCGAATTTTTTATGCAGATCCTTTGGCACTATCCAAAAACTGTCGACAAAGCCTTCAAACCAAAATACGACCGCATCGAATGGCGCAACAACCAAGAAGAGTTTGAACGCTGGAAAGAGGGCAAAACCGGTTTTGCATTGGTAGATGCAGGTATGCGGCAACTGAACAATACAGGTTACATGCACAACCGGGTGCGCATGTTGGTGGCCAGTTTTCTATGCAAACACCTTTTGATAGACTGGCGATGGGGCGAGGCGTATTTTGCCGAGAAACTGTTGGATTATGAAATGGCCAGCAACGTGGGCAACTGGCAATGGGCCGCCGGCAGTGGCGTAGATGCCGCACCTTACTTTCGTATTTTTAACCCGATGACCCAAGTAGAAAAATTTGACAAAAACAAAAAATACATTCAAGAATGGGTGCCCGAATATGGTACCAGTGCATATCCTTCCAAGATGGTCGACCATAAAGAAGCACGTGAACGCTGTCTTCAAACCTATAAGAAGGCGCTGTTATAA
- a CDS encoding SDR family NAD(P)-dependent oxidoreductase, with protein MKKNIVLIGGSHGIGLEMANKLSQNHNVCVASRTKEGLDGSNTTHIPFDATRDELDSDQIPEKIHGFAYCPGTINLKPLKMLSMETFKEDMDINFFSMVKVVKTIMPKMAEHSSMVFFSTVAVGVGMPFHTSVAAAKGAIEGFAKALAAEYAPKVRVNCIAPSLVDTPLASRLLNNDKKKETMSERHPLKRVGKPGDIAETAVFLLNGGSSWITGQILGVDGGISTLNIN; from the coding sequence ATGAAAAAAAATATAGTGTTGATAGGTGGCTCGCATGGCATTGGCCTGGAAATGGCCAATAAACTTTCGCAAAATCACAATGTATGCGTCGCCTCTAGAACCAAGGAAGGGCTGGATGGTTCAAATACTACCCACATACCCTTTGATGCCACCCGTGACGAACTGGACAGCGACCAAATACCTGAAAAAATCCACGGTTTTGCCTATTGTCCGGGTACGATCAATTTAAAGCCTTTGAAAATGTTATCCATGGAAACTTTCAAAGAAGACATGGATATCAACTTCTTTTCAATGGTAAAGGTCGTAAAGACCATCATGCCCAAAATGGCCGAACATTCGAGTATGGTCTTTTTCAGTACCGTTGCCGTCGGGGTGGGAATGCCTTTTCATACAAGTGTCGCCGCCGCCAAGGGAGCTATTGAGGGTTTTGCAAAAGCTTTGGCCGCTGAATATGCCCCAAAGGTCAGGGTTAATTGTATTGCCCCCTCGTTGGTCGATACCCCATTGGCAAGTCGCTTGCTCAACAACGACAAAAAGAAAGAGACCATGTCTGAGAGACATCCTTTGAAAAGGGTGGGCAAACCCGGGGATATCGCAGAAACCGCGGTATTTTTACTAAATGGCGGCAGTAGTTGGATTACCGGCCAAATATTGGGTGTCGATGGGGGCATTTCAACTTTGAACATAAATTGA
- a CDS encoding SRPBCC family protein yields the protein MKLYRLWAKQALPISKSEAWEFLSDPRNLQVITPDHMGFQILSGADRPMYQGQIIQYVVKPFKGYSTKWVTEITHVKEGEYFVDEQRFGPYDLWHHKHFLREIEGGVEMEDLIDYKIPFGIIGQWVQPWLVKKQLNEIFQYRLEKLIELFGAFEGYKSEFELT from the coding sequence ATGAAGCTATACCGTCTTTGGGCCAAACAAGCCCTCCCCATCTCGAAGTCTGAAGCATGGGAGTTTCTATCAGACCCTAGAAACTTACAGGTAATTACGCCAGACCATATGGGTTTTCAAATTTTGTCCGGGGCCGACAGGCCCATGTACCAAGGCCAGATCATCCAATATGTCGTAAAGCCTTTTAAGGGCTATTCAACCAAATGGGTCACCGAAATCACCCATGTGAAAGAAGGGGAATATTTTGTTGACGAGCAGCGGTTTGGCCCCTATGACCTATGGCACCACAAACATTTTCTTAGGGAAATTGAGGGCGGTGTTGAAATGGAAGACCTCATTGACTACAAAATACCTTTCGGAATCATTGGACAATGGGTACAGCCATGGCTGGTAAAAAAGCAATTGAATGAAATTTTTCAATACCGACTAGAAAAATTGATTGAACTTTTTGGTGCCTTCGAAGGATATAAAAGTGAATTTGAACTAACATAA